Genomic DNA from Salinibacterium sp. NK8237:
CGTTAGCGAGCGACGGCTTGAGTAGCTTGATCGCTACTCGACGCCCCAGTCGTGTGTCTGTTCCCAAATGAACATCTGCCATACCGCCGTGGCCGAGAAGCTCGCCAATTTGGTATCGCCCAGCGAGCTGGCGTACATCCTTTGCCACGCCTTCGCTCACTAGTTCACTCCCGATTGTTATTGCTGTCTGTGTAGTCTCAGTCTATCCGCTGGAACTCGTGATAATGGCTCACGGCCCGGCGACGATGGTGACAGTTACTGGCTCTGACGACTGTGACTCAAGATCGGTGCACACTGCGGTGTAGGAGATCTTTGTGGTTTCGCCTTCCTCCGACGGCAAGGTGATATCAAACTCGCTCACGCCAGAATCGTAGCTAGAGGCACCTGCGCTAGGACCGCCAACAACCAGGAAGTTGAACTTCGAAAGCGAATGACCGGCGGGGCAACCCTGATAGGTGGGCCACTTTACGGTGACAGTTTCGCCGCCGAGATATGGCCCAAGCGGTTCCAAAGTGTTTGCAGAGGGCTGCGTCGGGTCTGGAGTAACCGCGATCTCGTCGTAGAAGAACACAGTGATGGTCTCGCCCTTGTCGACGTTGCCATCCGGTGAAACTTCGTAGGAGAAGCCGACTTTCTCAGAGCTGGGGGCTTCGGTGCCGGTTCTAGCGTCGAGAACGAGCCCCTTCTCGTCGAGAATCGATTGCACGGCATCCTGCGTGCGGTTGAGAATTTCTTCAGCATCGAGGGAGACCTTTGTCTCCGTCGGCGTTGGGTCTGGCGTTGGCTCAACAGTCGCAGAAGCACTCGGCGTGGAGCTGGTTGCTACCGGCTCTTCATCGCCGGGGCTTGCAAGCAGCGCGATAATCGCGCCAATCAATACGACGGCGAGTAAGGAAATAAGCGCAACAATGGGCCAGGTCCAGGGGTTGCGACGCTTGGTCTCTTCGAGAACTTCATCCGGCGTTGCCGCAGCCCCCGCAGGGTTTGCAGTCGTGATCACGCGAGTAGCTTGCGTGGCGTTGCCGTAGTTGAGGCCAACGGTCGCGGCATGAGAGTTATCGCCCAGGATGCCGGGGACAGCGGTGGCCGCAGCAGCGACATCCCCCCGACGCAACGATTGTGCTGCACGAGAGAGATGCGAAGCGGATGCCGGTCGGTCGCCCGGCGATTTGGCCAAGCACGCGTACACAAGGTTGCGCACCGGTTCGGACACCGTCATCGGCAGTTCGGGTGGAGTCTCGTTGATCTGCGCCATCGCGATCGCGACTTGCGATTCGCCCGTGAACGGGCGGCGACCAGCAAGAGCTTCGTAGGCGACGATTCCGAGAGAGTAAATGTCTGTTGTGGGGGAGGCGGGGTGGCCACTGGCCTGTTCTGGCGAGAGGTACTGCACCGTTCCCATGACCTGACCGGTCGCGGTCAGCGGCACCTGGTCGGCAATGCGCGCGATACCGAAGTCGGTGATCTTCACACGGCCTTCTGGCGTGATGAGGAGGTTTCCTGGCTTGATATCGCGGTGCACGAGACCTGCGGCGTGGGCAGCCTGAAGCGCCGCGGCGGTCTGAGACACGATGTCGAGAACCCGGTCGGGGTCGAGCACGCGTTCACGCTCAAGGATGGCACTGAGGGCTTCTCCAGGAACGAGTTCCATGACGAGGTAGGCGCTTCCCTCTTCTTCGCCATAGTCGAAGACGTTGGCGATCCCTTCGTGGTTGACGAGAGCAGCGTGGCGCGCTTCAGCGCGGAAACGCTCCAAGAACCCGGGGTCACCGAGGTACTCGTCTTTGAGGATCTTAATCGCAACCGTTCGACCGATCACGAGGTCTGTTGCTTGCCAGACCTCGCCCATGCCACCAATCGCTACGCGACTGGAAAGCTGGTATCTACCGCCGAATGTGAGTCCACTAGTTGGTCTCATCTGTTTAGCACCGCCTCTAGTACTTGACGCCCAATTGGTGCGGAGAGCCCACTCGATGTGCCGGACTGTCCTAGCCCGCCACCGTCTTGGACAACTACCGCGACAACAACTTCTGGATCATTTGCCGGCGCGAATCCGGTAAACCATAGGGTGTATGGCTCGCCTTCTCCGTTTTCTGCTGTACCGGTCTTTCCTGCAACCTCAACCCCATCAATACTGGCAGTGTTCGCAGCACCACTACTGACACCATCAACCATCATCTGGGTGAGGGCGGCCGCGGTCTGCGCACTGATTGCCTGATTGAACAATGTGGGCTCGAAGGATTCGATAGTCGTGAGATCGGAAGACACGATGCTCTCAACAAGATTGGGCTGCATTAGTGTGCCGCTGTTCGCGATCGCCATCGACACCATTGCCATCTGCAAAGGCGAGGCGCGAACGCTGGATTGACCGAATGCCGAGAGCATGGTTTGCGGAGCATCAAGCGCGCTGGGGTAAACGCTCTCGGTCGACGCGAGCGGCACTGAGACGCTTTCGTTGAAACCAAAGAGTTCTGCCTGCTCGCGAATGGCGTTGGAGCCGAGCTCCTCGCCCAACTGGGCAAACGGAATATTGCACGAAAGCCGGATAGCTGTAGCGATCGACGCAGTGTCACCCGAGCCGCACGTCGCGCTGTCGGAGTTGCTGATTACGAAGGTACTCTCCGGCAGTTGAAGCTCTGCGGGGTTCGGGAACGTGCTGTCTGCTGTGTAGTCGCCGCTTTCGAGAGCGGCAGCCGCTACTACGAGTTTGAACGTCGAACCGGGAGGATCCAGAGGTCCTGCGAGCGTGCGGTTGTAGAACGGGTCATCCGGGTCAGAGAGCAGGCGGTCATATGCCTCGATGACTTCGCTCGTGTTGTGGACAGCCAACTCGTTGGGGTCGTAGGACGGCTTCGACACCATCGCCAGGATCTCGCCAGTGTCAGGCTTGATGGCGATAACGGCCCCCTGAAGGTCTCCGAGAGCATCCCACGCAGCCTGCTGAATTACGGGGTCGATTGTGAGCTCGACGGCAGCCCCCGTGGGGTTCTGGCCAGTAAGAATTGAGTTCACCTGATCGAAAAACTGGTCATTCGACGAACCACTGAGGTAGTCGTTGAGTGAGTTCTCCAAACCAGTGTTTCCCTGGTTCAGAGTGAGGTAGCCAGTGATCGGCGCATACAGCTCGCCCTTCGGATAGACCCGAAGGAATTTGAACTCATCGTCGACGGGCTCGGAGTATGCGATTGGCTCGCCATTGACGAGGATGGGGCCACGCTCGGCCGAATAGCTTGCGTAGAGCGTGCGTACATTGCGGCCATCCGCCTGCAGGCTGTCGGCCGTGACGACCTGAATCACTGAACTTGAAATGAACAAGCTCACAAACATGAGGAGCACGACGGCACTCACTCGCTTCAGTTCGCGATTCACTGTCCCACCACCAATCGGTTTTCGATCGAGGGCTCGATCACAAGCTGCGGCTGGTGACGCACGGTGTCAGAGAGGCGCAGCAAAAGCGCCGCAATGATCCAGTTTGCAACGAGGGATGAACCACCCGCCGCCAAGAACGGGGTCGTGAGACCGGTCAATGGAATCACGCGTGTGACGCCACCGATTACGACAAAGACCTGAAGGGCGATCACAAAAGCGAGACCGACACCCAAGAGGCGGCCGAAATCATCTTGACCAGCAAAGCCGATACGGAATCCACGAGACACAAACAGAAGGTACAACGCCAGAATTGCGAAGATGCCGATAAGGCCGAGTTCTTCGCCAAGTGAGGCAACGATGTAGTCGCTCTCGGCGAGAGGGGTGATCCCGGGGCTGCCTCGTCCAAGCCCTGTACCAATGAGTCCACCGTCAGCGAAACCGAAAAGGCCCTGCACTAACTGGTAGCTGCCTCCCGTTGCCTCGTAAACCTCCTGATTGAAGGGATCGAGCCAGGCATCAATGCGGCCGGAAATATAGGTCAGGTAGCGACTTGCGACAAAGGCGCCGCCCAAGAACATGGCCATTCCGAGCAGGATCCAGCTCGAGCGCCCGGTGGCGACGTAAATCATCACGAGGAAGAGACCGAAGTAAAGCAGGGCGGTACCCATATCGCGTTGGAAGATCAACACAAGCATGGATGCCACGAAGACAACAAAGATGGGGCCGAGGTCGCGGGCACGAGGGAAGGTCATTCCCATAAATTTGTGACCGACCATGGACAGAGAATCGCGCGCCGACACGAGATAACCTGCGAAGAAAATCGCGAGAGCGATCTTGGCGAGCTCGCCGGGCTGGAAAGAGAAAGCACCAATTTGAACCCATAGGCGCGCGCCAAACCGGGTGTCACCGATGACCGGTGCGAGCGGCAGCAGCAACAGGGCGATACCGCTGAACATCGCAATGTAACGATACCGCTGAAGTACCCGGTGATTCTTGATGATGATCAGCACCGCCATAGCGATGATGATGGCAATGCCCGTCCACACAATCTGGCGAACTCCGCCGCTGCTCCACCCCGAAACCTCGTCAGCCAAATCGAGACGGTAGATCATGGCGATACCAAGGCCATTGAGCACCGTAATGATCGGCAAGATCAGGGGGTCAGCATCCCGTGCCGTCTTTCGCAAGGTGATGTGCATCGCAAAAACCAGAACACCGAGCATCGCCGAAAGCCCCAAGACGGTGTACCCAAGATGACCCATCACCCCTAATTGAACGAGCGCTATCGCGCCCAGGTTGATGAAGATCGCGACGATGATGAGCAAGAGTTCGAGATTGCGCAGGCGAGCAGGAACCCGCAGTTTGAGGCGGATGTTCTCGGTAATAGCTCGGGGGGCGGCCGCAGCCCGAGCTTCAGCGCTAGGGGACACGGGCATCAGACAACATTTCTACAATGCGTTGCGCATCTTCAAGGTCACTCGCGTTGATGGTGTTCTCAACGCTCGAGCGCAAGTAGAGAGGGAGGTCAACGACGCGAACATCCGTGATTTGGTACACGTGTGACAAGGAAATTGGGCCGATGCTTTGCTGCACACCCTGATAGATAGCGACCTTGCCGTCATCAGTGCCCACGAAGTGCTGCTGTTGAGTGTACTGGTAGCCCAAAACGAGGCCGGCTACGATCGCCGCGACCGTGAGGGTAATGAACGTAATCCACGAAATGCGGCGGCGTCGAACCCGGCGGCGGTCCTCGCGGATGATCGCTTGGTAGTACTCGTCTGACTCTGGCTCAAAGTGGCTGTCGTCGGTTTGCGTGGCCTTGAGGGGGTGCAGCAGCAGGTTCGGCAAACGAACCGGCTTCTTCACGATCGTTGGCTCGAAGGAGAGCGGGGAAGCAGCGGAACCAACCATGAGCGGCGGCTCGTGGGCCGACGACGCATCGTCACCGACATCCACCAACACGACCGTGACGTTGTCGGGAGCGCCCTGATCGAGGGCTGCCTGAACCAGTCGTTCTGTCGCCGCTTGCGAATCGGTCACCCGGCGAAGGATGGCCGAAATCTTATCTTCTGTAACGAAACTGCTCAAACCATCAGAGCAGAGCAGCCAACGGTCACCCGGTTGCGTGTCAAAAACCTCTGTGTCGATCTCCGGTGACGCATCAACATCACCCAAAACTCGCATCAGAACGGATCGACGGGGGTGCACGGCCGCTTCTTCAAGCGTGATGCGGCCGCTTTCGACCAAACGTTGCACGAAGGTGTGATCGTGCGTCATCTGCTTCATCGTGCCGTCGCGCAGCAGATAGATGCGCGAGTCGCCAATGTGCGCCATGCCCATTTTGTTGCCGACGCGAACCATTCCACTGACCGTGGTTCCCATGCCGGTGAGCTCATTGTGCTCAATAACAGTGTCGGAGAGGATGCGGTTAGCGGCGAGCAGGGTGTCGTGCAGCACCTGAGCGGCTTCTTCTGCTGACTCAAAAACGTGGTCTGCTTCTACAACGTGCTTAATGGTGATCGCCGAAGCGACGTCGCCACCAGCGTGGCCGCCCATGCCGTCCGCGACAATGAAAAGGTAACTGCCGGCGTAGGCACTGTCCTGGTTGTTAGCCCGAACCTTCCCCACATGGGATGCGGCAGCACTGTTGCCCAAAGTGGCCATTCAATTACCGCCGCAGTTCGAAGCTAGTAGTGCCGATCTTGATCGGCGTATTCAGCGGAACCGGGGTCGGAACGCTCACGCGCTGGCCAGCCAAGAAGGTGCCATTCGTGGAGTCAAGATCCTGAACGACCCAACTATCAGCCCACCGCAACAAGCGCGCGTGATGGGTCGACGTGTAATCGTCGCGGATGACTAACCCAGACTCGCTGGAGCGCCCAATGGTCAGCTGCTCCTCCGGGAGCGAAATCTCTAAGCCCTCTTTCGAACCAGAAACAATCACCAAGCGAGTGGCATCGAGCGAGCTGCCCTCGACAGAAACTGGCTGCACAGGGCGCGTCGTCTGGGCGGCCGCCGGCGCGGGAGCGGATGGCGCTGCTGCGGTTTGTTGCACCTGAGCTGCGCTCTGCAGGGGCATCCGGCGAACCTTCTCTCCGAATAGGTCAGAGCGGAGCGCGTAGACGATGGCGAAGATGAAACCCCACATGATGGCGAGGAAAGCGATGCGCAACAAGAGGAGGGTTAGTTCACTCATAGGGTGAACCCCCGGTCGTCGCGACGATCAGCGGGCTGATCGACATCTGCAGATTGGGCAAGCACACGGAACACGATACGGGTTCGGCCGACATCAATCACGGATTCCGGCGCGAGTGGTGCACGAGAAACGGGCGATCCGTTCAATTTAGACCCATTCGTGGAGTTGAGGTCGTTGACCTCCGCACGGCTGCCATCCCAAAGAATCTCTACGTGTTTGCGAGAAATGCCGTTGTCATCGACGGTGATGTCGGCTTCGCTGCCGCGACCGATGATGGTGCGGGAATGTTTAAGCGTGTGTCGAGTGCCATTGATGTCGAGCACGGGTGTCCACGCGACGGTTCCCTTCACATTGACGGAATCGACTTCGATCATTCCCTGACTGAGAGAGTCGTCGGGTGCAAGCACGATGGAGATTCCGCCGGAGAACGAATAGTGCTGCGCGGTTGCGTGGCGTTGCACAAGCTCGGTGAGCTCAGAGATGAGCGTACTGCCGAGGCCCGACATGCGTTGGTAATCACTCTGGCCAAGACGCACGGTGAAGCTGTTGGGCACGAGGATGCGGTCGCGCGACACAACGGCGGCCTGCGTGTCGAGTTCGCGGCGCAGGGCGCTCGTGATTTCGACGGGTTGCAGACCACTTTTAAAGGTCTTAGCGAATGCGCCGTTGACGGCACGTTCGAGACCTCGTTCAAAGTTGTCCAGAAGACCCAAAGCTCTCCTCGTTCTGGCTCGTTGTAGTACGTCGATGTTAGCCGGTGCATGGGGCTAACCCGTTACCCACGGTCGAGCAATTAGGGCAGAAGGCCCATGGGGTCAACGCGAGTGCCGTTGACGTAGGTCTCAAAGTGAAGGTGGGCGACGGTGACGTAGCCGGTGCTACCGCTCAGGCCGATTGGCGTTCCAGCCGCCACTGTTTGGCCCGGGGAGACCATTTGTGATCCGGCAATCATGTGGGAATACAGGGTGGAAACGCCACTTCCGTGGTCGATTTTCACGTACTGGCCCCAGCCGCCGCCGTACGTAACCTCAGTGACAACACCCGGTGACGCCGAGACAATCGTCGCTCCGCTGCCTGTCATGATGTCGATGCCGCCGTGAAATTCTGTACCGCGGTAACCGAAGCCGTCGTTCACGGGGGCGTTGGCAGGCCACTGCGCCAAGAACCCAGCGAAAGCACCGCTGTAGCTCCCAGAGTACGAACCGGAGGAGGCCGCGGCGTAGACCTCAGCAACGGGTTCTGGCTCTGGCTCTGGCTCAGGTTCTTTGATTTTGATGGCGTCGCGAGTTGCGGCCGAGATTTCGGCATCCACCGATGAAGCGAAGGACTGGATGGGAACAACCGCAGCCTTCTCGGTGGTGGCGAGCTCTGTTGCCTGCTGGAGAACGACCGAAGCCGATGCGGCGGAAGCGGTGGACTCGATGTCGCGCGATGAAGGTTCCAAGTGCGCTGCGGCAGGAACAGTCACGCTCACGACAACAGCCATGATTGCGCTGATAGTCAGCAATCGTTTCACGCGGTAACCCCCAGGGGTGTGGTCTTTGTTCTGTCTGGGTGGACAGTTTTGGATCAAGTCTGGTTGAACCCGTGCTTTTTAGGCACACGGACAGCTATCGACCCTATATGACGAAGCTGTGAATCGTCACTATTCGTCTTTTGGTGCCAGAATCGTTGAACGGCTGGGCGCTGTGATAATCTCACTCAGTTGAGTGTTCAACTCAACCCACGCGTGAGTGGCGGAATTGGTAGACGCGCACGGTTCAGGTCCGTGTGTTCGAAAGGACGTGGGGGTTCAAGTCCCCCCTCGCGCACAGTGAAAAAATAGCCTTTGCTCTGGCAGATTTTGTCAGAACAAAGGCTATTTTTGTCGGCCCCGCTGAGCGCTCCTCAGCGGGGTTAGGGCGTTGCAGGGCTCTGAAGATTGACGAATCGTGACGGCACGAGTTCCACCTCGACAATGCTCGGATCAACACCTTGTTCAGCGATCAGGGTGGCGAGCTCATCGGTGTCGGGTGCGGGCAGCGGGCCCGTTACACGAAGGAACACTCGGTTGAGGCCGGTATCGACGCTCACCAGATCCCATTCAGCGTCATCAGCCCACTGTTCCGCAGTTGAGCGAATAGCATTTTCGCGAACGGTAGCGGTCGCTGTATTCGCGGAAGAAATAGTGAGTGGAATAGCGACAAGCACGAGCATTGTCGAGATCGCGATGCCCGCCCTGTGTTTGTGCACGAGTGAAGCCGCTGGCGTTGACTTAAGCGCAGGGGATTGTTGAACCTTGAATAGGGCCATCACCACGACACCTGTAGCGAGAATAGAGGCGACGTTCGTGATGAACAGCAACAATGCGCCCAATGCCTCCTCGAATGCTCCGGACTCTAAAGTGAGTCCCGAAACAACGAGCGGCGGCACCAGAGATATCGCAATTGCAACCCCGGGAAGGGTGTCGGAGATGTCTCGACGAATGAGCGCGAAAGAGCCGACAACTCCTGTGGCGAGCGCAGCAAGCAAGTCGATGAGTCCAGGGTGCACGCGGCCAGCAACCTGATCGTTCGTCGCCGCGACCACATCATTAGCTACGAGCAAGCCGACGATGAAGCCGACCCCGACTGCGGCAGTCGCACCCGCTGCCATCAACGCGATGGAACGCACGAGGTTGATGCGATCTCCGAGCACAGTAGAGAGCATCGTTCCCTGAATGGGGAGCATCATGGGCGCCACGATCATGGCTCCGATGACAGCGGCAGTCGATTCAGCCACAATTCCTGCGGCAGCGATCGTGGACGCCAATATCAGCAGTATCCAGAACCGGCTGAGCCGTTGCCCGCGTTCTGCCCCATCGAAGAGAACCGCGTTTCGCATGTGCTCGATGCCGTTGCGGTTGGTTGGCGGAAGATCAGTAGTTGCTGCGTCCATGGTCGTCGGCCCCTCGCTCGCGGTCATAGTTCTGTGGATCGCCGTGCTGTTAGATCAATTGTTCTCGTACACCAAGGCGCCAGCGAAGTAGGTGGCCAACACTTGGGTATTCGCCAGAGCTTCACTGCTGACCTCATACGGGTCGCGATCAATGACGATCAGGTCCGCATATTTTCCGACCTCGATGCTGCCGATGTGGTTCTCTGACTGCAGCTGCCAGGCTGCAGAAGTTGTGTGGGCCCTTAGAGCGTCATCGAGAGTGACTCCTTTGGCGCCGTCCAACACTCTGCCGGTGTTGCTCCGCCGGGTCATTGCAACAGCCATATTGCGAAAAGGCTCGAGCGGCGTGACGGTGCCATCGTTATGGAACGTGGTGCGTATTCCAGCCGCTAACGCGCTCTGAGCATCCGCCCACCTCATGCCGGGTTCGCCGAACAACTTGTCGACGAGGACATCGCCCCAATAGTGGATGTGGTCGACGAAGACGCTCACGGTGACCCCCAGTGTTGCGGCGCGTTCACACTGCGCCGGCGTGATTGCTCCGACGTGTTCAAGTCGAAAGCGATGATCGGTGAGACCGAGCTCGGTAATCACCGTCTCCCAAGCGTTGAGGACACTATCGATGGCGAGGTCGCCGTGAGCATGGCAGGCGAGCTGCCAGCCTTGGGCGGCGTAATTCCGGGAAATTTCGCGCAATTCATCTTCGGAAAAATTCGCGGTGCCCCGGTGGCCAGGCTCAAGGCCCATCGCCGTTGTTGTCGCGTTCGTCAGATAGGGAAAGGACGTTGCAATATTGCCGACCCACGGTGAGCCATCGGCCCACGTCTTAATTCCAATCTGTGAGACCACGTGATCACCATTGACTCGCTCAATGGCGCTCGTGCCACCGGGATGAGACATTTCGTAGAGGCGAAGCCGAGCCGTGAACTCGTGTTGGTCTCGAGCAGCGGCAAGCAGCGGCGCTTGCGCGGGGTTCCAGGACATATCGCAGAGCGTTGTGACCCCGACAGCGTTGGCCCGGTGCAGCTCGGCAGACATCAAACGGTCGAAGTCTGCATACGACTTGCTGAGGAAAGGCCCCGCGACGGTGAAAATCGCCGCCGTTTCGTGCGCAACCCCCGATAACTCACCTTTGTCATCCCTGCCATAGGAAGAGCCTTGAGGATCGGGAGTTTCCCGAGTGATGCCGGCGAGTGCGGCGGCCGCCGAGTTGAAGAACGCGCTGTGGCCTGAATTGTGCACGATCACCAGAGGAACGTCGCCAGCAAGCTCATCGAGGCTTGTTAGCGTCGGATCAACGAGTCCCACTTGAAGCAGCGGGTCCCACCCGTTGGCAAGCACTCCGGCCGGTTCGGCGCCGACGGCGGAGCGGATGCGGTGCATTACCTCGTGCGGGTCCGTGACGATTACGGGCCTAATGTCGACCACATTCTCGCTCAACAGAACGGCACTCGATGTCGGATGGCCGTGGGGCTCTATGAGGCCAGGCATGAGCACACGTTCGCCGAGCTCAACAATTGTCGCGTCTGCGGGGAGTTGCGAGCGGAGATCGCTTTCAGCGCCGACGGCAGTGATCCGATCGCCCTCTACCAAGACCGCGCTCGCACGAGGAACGTTCTCGTTGAGGGTAAGGACCGTGCCGACAAAAAGAGTCGAAGACATTCTGCTTCCTTTCACGTACCGCTGAGTAAGGAACTCTCCAAAACTCTAACGGCGCGTGATTGTTAGCTGAGGCATCCTCGCCGCAAAACGCGTTAGCGAACTTGGCGAACCGTGAACTGCATTTGCGGGTTCGCATAGAACTCTTGCGACTCAACGAGCTGCAGTTCGCGCTCGCCAGACTCGAGAGTTTTGGTGAGAAGGTCGAAGACGCTGGATGCCGTGCGAGCGAGAGCGTCAGCAGCATCGCCGGAGCGCGTGAAGTGGGCGGTGAAGAGGGCGGCGGTGACGTCACCCGAACCGTTGGCCTTCATCGGCAGTCGTGGGGTCTGTACGATCCACGCTCCGGCATCCGTCACAGCCATCATCTCGATGGTGTCCGCTTCAGCATCGGGGCGTTCAACGCTCGTGACGAGAACAGTGCTCGGACCCATCGCGCGGGCGAGATCAGCAGAGGCCAGCGTCGACTCGATCGTGTCCGGATCGGTTTCGGTGAGAAAACCCAGTTCGAACTGGTTGGGGGTGATGATGTCGGCGACAGGAACCACGCGCTCACGCAGCAGGATCGGGATGGCGGGGGCCACGAAGCATCCGGACTTCGCATTTCCCATCACCGGGTCGCATGCGTAGATCGCGTTCGGGTTCGCCGCCTTGACGCGAGCAACAGTGTCGATGATCACATCGCCGATACCCTCGCCGCCCTGGTAGCCCGAAAGGATGACGTCGATCTGGGGGAAGACTCCGCGATCCTCGATGCCGGCAATGACCTCAGACACATCGTTGGGATCGATCATCGGGCCGCGCCACGCGCCATAGCCGGTGTGGTTCGAGAAGTTGACCGTATAAACGGGCAACACCTCAACGCCAATGCGCTGCAGCGGGAACACCGCGGCGGAGTTGCCGACATGGCCGAACGCGACTGCTGACTGAATCGAAAGGATCTTCATCCCTTGATTCTCCCACCTTCCTCATGGGATGCCAGTGCACGCCGACAGCACTGAGCGGTAACGCAGGGCACGCCGCCCATTTCAGCAGTGCGCGTATCGGAAAGCCGACCGTGACGCTAGCGCGAAGCCGAGGCGGCTGCGGCTGCGATTGACGGCGAACCGTCGTCGGCGAGGCGGGTAGTCGACTCCCGCACAATGAGTTCTGCGCGCAACAGTACCGAGCTGCCAGGGTCAGTTGACTCGTTGGAGCCACGCTCGACCGCTTCGCTGACGGCAAGCTGCGCCATCCGAGTGATGGGCTGGCGAACGCTCGTGAGCGGCGGGTCGTAGAGGTCGGCGAGGATGATGTCGTCGAACCCGATCACTGACACATCACGACCGACCTTGAGCCCCAAATCGCGCAGGCCGCGGCAGAACCCCAACGCCGTCATGTCATTGATGGCCACTACCGCGGTGGGTGCTGTGGCGGGGTCGGCGAAGAGGTCTTTTGCCGCCGCGCGACCGACTTCAGCCGCTTCAACATCACCGAAAAGCTCGGCGTCGAGGCCGGTCCAGTGCGGCATGTCGGCGACGGATAGGCCCGCAGCTTCGATGGCATCGCAGTAGCCGCGGTAGCGTGCCGAACGGTTGACAGACCGAATCGATCCAGAGACAAACGCGATGCGCGTGTGACCAAGTTCGAGAAGGTGAGCGGTGGCGACCTGGCCGCCGACGTTGTTGTCGATGCTGATGCTCACGACAGACTCGGGATCGTGCGGCTGGGCTGGCCGGTCGAAGGTGACTAGCCGGAGGCCCTCTTCGATGACGTGGCTCACATGATCAAGCGACGGCAGGGAGGTGCACAGGATGATGCTGCGCACGCCGTCTTCCCACAGTTCTTCGACATAGCGGCGCTCGCGCTCGGGGTCGCGTTCACTGTTGCAGAGCAGCACGCTGCAGCCCAATTCCAGTGCGGCGATCTCAACTTCGTGAGCAAATGCTCCCCAAAATGGGTTGCCGACGGAGGGCACAACGAGGCCCACTGTTTGTGTTTTGCCGTTGCGTAACTGGCGGGCCGCCCGGTTGGGCCGGTAGCCAAGTTCTGAGATTGCCGTCTCAATGCGTGTTCGTGTCGCAGCGACCATTCGACCCTGACGGTCGTTGAGGAAGTTGGAGACGGTACTGGGGGAAACGCCAGCGGCCTGCGCCACATGCTGGATGGTTACTCGAGCCACGTGACCTCCTTTGGTTGATGACGATCCTGATGATCGCTGTTTCAGTGTAACGATTTATTGGTTTTCGGCAAACGGGCCCTGAGCCACTCGCCTCAAACTCGTACCTATTCAAATAAACCCTATTGACGTGACGAGACAGACTCGTCTATGGTCAGTGCATCGTTACACCGATTTCATCCACCCCCCTTAGGAAATCGGTCAACAATCAAATGAGCCGACGACGACGTCGCGGAACGAAGGCACTGGAGCCGTCGCTCAATCTCACAGTGAGAGGACATGCACATGGAAGTGAAGTCACGAATGCGCCGCACAGCATCGGTAGCGATGGTGGCCCTGTTGGGTCTCGGTCTCGCCGCCTGTTCAGCAGGAGAAGCAGACGCTGATCTCAACCCCGACGAGGTTTCGGGCGAGATTAGCCTGCTCACCCCCATCTTTGAAGGAAGCCCAGGGCAAGACCTTCTCGAAGACGAGCTGCTTCCGCAGTTCTACGAGGAGTACCCCAATGTCACGGTCAACGTGGATTACACGACCTACGGCAACCTCAACGAGAAGCTCACCACAGCTGTTGTGTCGGGTCTCGTTCCCGACGTGATGCTCATGGGCGTCGGTTGGATCGAAGCGTTTGCCGACAAGGGCGTACTCGCCGATCTCGGCGAACTCGGTCTGAGCGA
This window encodes:
- a CDS encoding FHA domain-containing protein — its product is MSELTLLLLRIAFLAIMWGFIFAIVYALRSDLFGEKVRRMPLQSAAQVQQTAAAPSAPAPAAAQTTRPVQPVSVEGSSLDATRLVIVSGSKEGLEISLPEEQLTIGRSSESGLVIRDDYTSTHHARLLRWADSWVVQDLDSTNGTFLAGQRVSVPTPVPLNTPIKIGTTSFELRR
- a CDS encoding DUF3662 and FHA domain-containing protein — its product is MGLLDNFERGLERAVNGAFAKTFKSGLQPVEITSALRRELDTQAAVVSRDRILVPNSFTVRLGQSDYQRMSGLGSTLISELTELVQRHATAQHYSFSGGISIVLAPDDSLSQGMIEVDSVNVKGTVAWTPVLDINGTRHTLKHSRTIIGRGSEADITVDDNGISRKHVEILWDGSRAEVNDLNSTNGSKLNGSPVSRAPLAPESVIDVGRTRIVFRVLAQSADVDQPADRRDDRGFTL
- a CDS encoding amidohydrolase, which produces MSSTLFVGTVLTLNENVPRASAVLVEGDRITAVGAESDLRSQLPADATIVELGERVLMPGLIEPHGHPTSSAVLLSENVVDIRPVIVTDPHEVMHRIRSAVGAEPAGVLANGWDPLLQVGLVDPTLTSLDELAGDVPLVIVHNSGHSAFFNSAAAALAGITRETPDPQGSSYGRDDKGELSGVAHETAAIFTVAGPFLSKSYADFDRLMSAELHRANAVGVTTLCDMSWNPAQAPLLAAARDQHEFTARLRLYEMSHPGGTSAIERVNGDHVVSQIGIKTWADGSPWVGNIATSFPYLTNATTTAMGLEPGHRGTANFSEDELREISRNYAAQGWQLACHAHGDLAIDSVLNAWETVITELGLTDHRFRLEHVGAITPAQCERAATLGVTVSVFVDHIHYWGDVLVDKLFGEPGMRWADAQSALAAGIRTTFHNDGTVTPLEPFRNMAVAMTRRSNTGRVLDGAKGVTLDDALRAHTTSAAWQLQSENHIGSIEVGKYADLIVIDRDPYEVSSEALANTQVLATYFAGALVYENN
- the pdxY gene encoding pyridoxal kinase PdxY, which encodes MKILSIQSAVAFGHVGNSAAVFPLQRIGVEVLPVYTVNFSNHTGYGAWRGPMIDPNDVSEVIAGIEDRGVFPQIDVILSGYQGGEGIGDVIIDTVARVKAANPNAIYACDPVMGNAKSGCFVAPAIPILLRERVVPVADIITPNQFELGFLTETDPDTIESTLASADLARAMGPSTVLVTSVERPDAEADTIEMMAVTDAGAWIVQTPRLPMKANGSGDVTAALFTAHFTRSGDAADALARTASSVFDLLTKTLESGERELQLVESQEFYANPQMQFTVRQVR
- a CDS encoding DUF389 domain-containing protein; the encoded protein is MTASEGPTTMDAATTDLPPTNRNGIEHMRNAVLFDGAERGQRLSRFWILLILASTIAAAGIVAESTAAVIGAMIVAPMMLPIQGTMLSTVLGDRINLVRSIALMAAGATAAVGVGFIVGLLVANDVVAATNDQVAGRVHPGLIDLLAALATGVVGSFALIRRDISDTLPGVAIAISLVPPLVVSGLTLESGAFEEALGALLLFITNVASILATGVVVMALFKVQQSPALKSTPAASLVHKHRAGIAISTMLVLVAIPLTISSANTATATVRENAIRSTAEQWADDAEWDLVSVDTGLNRVFLRVTGPLPAPDTDELATLIAEQGVDPSIVEVELVPSRFVNLQSPATP
- a CDS encoding M23 family metallopeptidase; translation: MKRLLTISAIMAVVVSVTVPAAAHLEPSSRDIESTASAASASVVLQQATELATTEKAAVVPIQSFASSVDAEISAATRDAIKIKEPEPEPEPEPVAEVYAAASSGSYSGSYSGAFAGFLAQWPANAPVNDGFGYRGTEFHGGIDIMTGSGATIVSASPGVVTEVTYGGGWGQYVKIDHGSGVSTLYSHMIAGSQMVSPGQTVAAGTPIGLSGSTGYVTVAHLHFETYVNGTRVDPMGLLP